The proteins below are encoded in one region of Sedimentibacter sp. zth1:
- a CDS encoding RsmF rRNA methyltransferase first C-terminal domain-containing protein, translated as MKKQLFYERMKMLLDNEFDEFIKALETNLNKGIRLNSLKINRENFKKIIPFELEDVAWCNEGFFLENMQERPSKHPYYYAGLYYLQEPSAMIPVEALDIKPGDKVLDISAAPGGKSTQIAAKLNGEGILVSNDINPKRTIALNKNISIFGVKNSVVTNQRPDTLANIFPRYFNKVLVDAPCSGEGLIKKDIKNFEDDHEKYVNMQKQILTSVHEMIADGGEMVYSTCTFNPQENEGIIKWFINTFKEYEVIDINIDNLDHGRPEWIDGDNSIQKVRRAWPHKIRGEGHFIAKLKKMQNNKVTNFNKFKKNNIRLDKYYDFVEEFLANDVYQKNVHNINDNIFLIPEELVDLKNIKTMSLGLRLGEIKGNKFIPSQELAMTLNKNNFSNIIDLSSEDMRVIKYLKGETIEIENCNKGLNLVCVDGFGLGFGKANDGMLKNLYRKQWRML; from the coding sequence ATGAAAAAACAATTATTTTATGAAAGAATGAAAATGCTTTTAGACAATGAGTTTGATGAATTTATAAAAGCATTAGAAACAAATTTAAATAAAGGTATTAGATTAAACAGTTTGAAAATAAATAGAGAAAATTTTAAGAAAATAATTCCTTTTGAACTTGAGGATGTAGCTTGGTGTAATGAAGGATTTTTTCTAGAAAATATGCAAGAAAGGCCAAGCAAACATCCATATTATTATGCAGGACTATATTATTTACAAGAGCCTAGCGCAATGATACCTGTTGAAGCTTTGGATATTAAGCCCGGAGATAAGGTTTTAGATATAAGTGCAGCACCAGGTGGCAAATCAACGCAGATAGCAGCAAAGTTAAATGGTGAAGGAATTTTAGTATCTAATGATATTAATCCAAAACGTACTATAGCATTAAACAAAAATATTTCTATTTTTGGTGTGAAAAATAGCGTTGTGACAAATCAAAGACCAGATACTCTAGCTAATATTTTTCCAAGATATTTTAATAAGGTTTTAGTTGATGCACCTTGCTCAGGTGAGGGACTAATAAAAAAAGATATTAAAAATTTTGAAGATGACCATGAAAAATATGTTAACATGCAAAAACAAATATTAACATCTGTTCATGAAATGATAGCAGACGGTGGAGAAATGGTGTATTCAACTTGCACATTTAATCCACAAGAAAATGAAGGTATAATAAAGTGGTTTATAAATACATTCAAGGAATATGAAGTTATAGATATAAATATTGATAATCTTGATCATGGAAGACCTGAATGGATAGATGGAGATAATAGTATTCAAAAGGTAAGGCGTGCATGGCCACATAAAATTAGAGGAGAAGGTCATTTTATTGCAAAACTAAAAAAAATGCAAAATAATAAAGTCACTAATTTTAATAAATTTAAAAAAAATAATATACGCCTTGATAAATATTATGATTTTGTAGAAGAATTTTTAGCAAACGATGTATATCAAAAAAATGTTCATAATATTAATGATAATATTTTTTTGATACCAGAAGAATTAGTCGATTTGAAAAACATTAAAACGATGAGCCTAGGATTGAGGTTAGGTGAAATTAAAGGAAATAAATTTATACCATCTCAAGAATTGGCTATGACATTGAATAAAAACAATTTTAGTAATATAATAGATTTATCAAGTGAAGATATGAGAGTTATAAAATATTTAAAAGGCGAGACAATTGAAATAGAAAATTGCAACAAAGGTTTAAATTTAGTGTGTGTAGACGGATTTGGTTTAGGATTTGGCAAGGCTAATGATGGTATGCTAAAAAATTTGTATAGAAAGCAATGGAGAATGTTATAA
- a CDS encoding DUF4363 family protein, whose product MKYILISLLCLIIIISIWFCFYYFSISSAYEFFSTNLDMLSDFVLQNEYNEAYELTVKIMSEWDKIEKVWVFFVHQEDIDSIRASINKLYRSIEVNSTVYSLGEIEQLMSLIIKVRGNECLTLENIF is encoded by the coding sequence ATGAAATATATTTTAATATCATTGTTGTGTTTAATAATTATAATATCAATTTGGTTTTGTTTTTATTACTTTTCTATTAGTAGTGCATATGAATTTTTTTCCACTAATCTAGACATGTTATCAGATTTTGTATTGCAAAATGAATATAATGAAGCGTATGAGCTTACTGTAAAAATTATGAGCGAGTGGGATAAAATTGAAAAAGTATGGGTGTTTTTTGTTCATCAAGAGGATATTGATAGTATTCGAGCATCAATAAATAAATTATATAGAAGCATAGAGGTGAACAGTACAGTTTATTCATTGGGAGAAATTGAGCAATTAATGTCTTTGATTATAAAAGTAAGAGGAAATGAATGCTTGACTTTAGAAAACATTTTTTAA
- a CDS encoding 2'-5' RNA ligase family protein, translating into MQYLIGLEIPKNYKSNVLALRESYNFKSTEPHINIISPKMLPDDDSFVSSLIKVCNNIKPFTVNILNIQTFDNKIIYQKIESNSLLKIRNLIIDNLYLTNNKSLYKPNFIIYQKKFLNQHKLLKIKKIAQYYLPANNSYLINSIVVYEQKHKNKPFKPYIQINLNK; encoded by the coding sequence ATGCAATATTTAATCGGACTTGAAATACCAAAAAATTACAAATCAAATGTGTTAGCATTAAGAGAATCATATAATTTTAAATCTACAGAACCACATATAAATATTATCTCACCAAAAATGCTTCCAGATGATGATTCATTTGTTAGCAGCTTAATCAAAGTATGCAACAATATTAAGCCTTTTACAGTAAATATACTTAACATTCAAACATTTGACAATAAAATTATATACCAAAAAATTGAATCAAATTCATTGCTAAAAATTAGAAATTTAATTATTGATAATTTATATTTAACAAATAATAAATCCTTATATAAACCAAATTTCATCATTTATCAAAAAAAGTTCTTAAATCAACATAAACTTTTAAAAATCAAAAAAATAGCGCAATACTATCTACCAGCCAACAATAGCTATCTAATTAATAGTATAGTTGTATATGAACAAAAACATAAAAATAAACCTTTTAAACCATATATTCAAATTAACTTGAACAAATAA
- the glmM gene encoding phosphoglucosamine mutase, translated as MGKLFGTDGVRGVANVDLSSELAYKLGRIGGFFLTKGKERPKMVVGMDTRISGDMLEGALSAGLNSSGIDVLYVGVVPTPAIACLVRILEADGGVMISASHNPVEYNGIKFFNEHSYKLTDEMENSIEEYILGDIDIDNIPTAGKIGRKIKIENPTRKYMDYLKDTINVNFDGLKVAVDCGNGANYKAAPELLRELGAQVFVMHNDPNGININVNCGSTNPEEIQKLVLETGSDIGLSFDGDADRLIACDENGNIVGGDHVLAICGLYLKEKGKLKNNTVVGTVLSNMGLDIALNEYGAKLITTKVGDRYVLEEMRKNNYSLGGEQSGHIIFLDYNTTGDGLLAGIQLMSIIKEKKTRLSKLASVMSMMPQVLINAKVSTDKKHDYLSNDIIVSEIKNIENHFEGRGRVLIRPSGTEPYVRVMIEGENEEEINKYARELADLIEDKLK; from the coding sequence ATGGGTAAATTGTTCGGAACTGATGGAGTTAGAGGAGTGGCTAATGTAGACCTATCATCAGAATTGGCATATAAATTAGGTAGAATTGGAGGTTTTTTCTTAACAAAAGGAAAAGAAAGACCTAAAATGGTAGTAGGGATGGATACAAGAATTTCAGGAGATATGCTCGAAGGAGCATTGTCTGCAGGATTAAATTCTTCTGGAATTGATGTATTATATGTAGGAGTTGTTCCTACACCCGCGATTGCTTGTCTTGTTAGAATACTAGAAGCAGATGGTGGAGTTATGATTTCAGCTTCACATAATCCTGTTGAATATAATGGTATTAAGTTTTTCAATGAGCATTCATATAAGTTAACTGATGAAATGGAAAATTCAATAGAAGAGTATATTTTAGGTGATATAGATATTGATAATATACCTACTGCAGGTAAGATAGGAAGAAAAATCAAAATAGAAAATCCTACAAGAAAATATATGGATTATTTGAAAGATACTATCAATGTTAATTTTGATGGTTTAAAAGTAGCTGTAGATTGTGGAAATGGTGCAAACTATAAAGCAGCACCAGAATTGCTTCGAGAGTTAGGTGCGCAGGTTTTTGTTATGCATAACGATCCTAATGGTATTAATATTAACGTAAATTGCGGTTCTACGAATCCAGAAGAAATACAAAAACTTGTGTTGGAAACAGGTTCAGACATTGGACTTTCATTTGATGGAGATGCTGATAGATTGATAGCTTGTGACGAAAATGGAAATATAGTGGGTGGTGACCATGTACTTGCAATTTGCGGACTTTATTTAAAAGAAAAAGGTAAGTTGAAAAATAATACAGTTGTTGGAACTGTATTGAGCAATATGGGGCTTGATATAGCTCTTAATGAATATGGTGCTAAACTTATAACAACTAAGGTTGGGGATAGATATGTTCTTGAAGAAATGAGGAAAAACAACTACTCATTAGGTGGAGAGCAATCAGGACATATTATATTTTTAGATTATAATACAACTGGAGATGGATTACTTGCAGGTATACAACTTATGTCGATTATAAAGGAAAAGAAAACTAGATTGTCTAAATTAGCTTCTGTTATGAGTATGATGCCTCAAGTACTTATTAATGCAAAAGTGAGTACAGATAAAAAACATGATTATCTAAGTAATGATATAATCGTATCTGAAATAAAAAATATTGAAAATCATTTTGAAGGTAGAGGAAGAGTTTTAATTAGGCCGTCTGGAACAGAGCCTTATGTTAGAGTTATGATTGAAGGCGAAAATGAAGAAGAAATAAATAAATATGCTCGGGAATTAGCAGATTTAATTGAGGATAAACTTAAATAA
- a CDS encoding DUF421 domain-containing protein, with protein MIIVLLRAVVLYVVVLFSLRIMGKGQLGELEPFDFVISLMIAELAAMPIEDLNSPISHGITAIVTLMFLQCFTSFISLKSSKARRFLSGNPSILVSHGKFNLKKMRDLRVNVNDILGQIRLKGFTNIEDIDYLIMETNGQISVIANQDIKSNKCKRLPISIVVDGKISNDNMEKFRLSNKKLNNALEKNKLELKDVIYGYVDEDENYILIKKNLGEII; from the coding sequence ATGATTATAGTATTATTAAGAGCTGTAGTTTTATATGTAGTTGTCTTGTTTTCACTAAGAATAATGGGCAAGGGACAATTAGGCGAGCTAGAGCCATTTGATTTTGTGATTTCACTAATGATAGCTGAATTGGCAGCAATGCCTATTGAAGATTTAAACTCACCTATTTCTCATGGTATAACAGCAATTGTAACACTTATGTTTTTACAGTGTTTTACGTCATTTATTTCATTAAAAAGTTCAAAAGCAAGACGATTTTTATCTGGAAATCCTAGTATATTAGTTTCACATGGAAAATTCAATTTAAAAAAAATGAGAGATTTAAGAGTAAATGTAAATGATATATTAGGTCAAATAAGATTAAAAGGTTTTACTAACATTGAAGATATAGATTACTTGATAATGGAGACTAATGGGCAAATAAGTGTAATAGCAAATCAAGATATAAAATCCAATAAATGTAAAAGATTACCTATTTCTATTGTTGTTGATGGGAAAATATCAAATGATAATATGGAGAAATTTAGGTTATCTAATAAAAAATTAAATAATGCATTAGAGAAAAATAAATTAGAGCTTAAAGATGTTATTTATGGATATGTAGATGAAGATGAAAACTATATATTAATAAAGAAAAATTTAGGAGAAATAATATGA
- a CDS encoding TVP38/TMEM64 family protein, whose protein sequence is MEYLNMIDSESIIKFAQIGGPLVGILLPIIEAFFPILPLVLFVTINVTVFGFFFGYMYSWIGNCIGSFLLFLLIRKIGGKKIEKKINESKYSVALGKIKSQNFSVLFLLYCFPFTPSFLISGTAALANMSTKQFLVALLPSKLIMLISLAFIGFNVKSFFDNPVRSVLFVLLILLLNLVIKKVVENWHVIVVKRGKK, encoded by the coding sequence ATGGAATACTTAAATATGATTGACAGCGAATCAATAATTAAATTTGCACAAATTGGAGGACCATTAGTTGGCATATTATTACCTATCATAGAGGCTTTTTTTCCAATATTGCCATTGGTTTTATTTGTAACTATAAATGTAACTGTATTTGGTTTTTTCTTTGGATACATGTATTCATGGATAGGAAATTGTATAGGTTCATTTTTACTATTTTTATTGATAAGAAAAATTGGTGGAAAAAAAATAGAGAAGAAAATTAATGAAAGCAAATATAGTGTAGCTTTAGGAAAAATAAAATCACAAAATTTTTCTGTGTTATTTTTACTATATTGTTTTCCATTTACACCTTCATTTTTAATTAGTGGTACTGCTGCACTTGCTAATATGTCTACAAAGCAATTTTTAGTAGCACTATTGCCATCAAAGCTTATAATGTTAATATCTCTAGCGTTTATAGGGTTTAATGTAAAATCTTTTTTTGATAATCCAGTAAGGTCAGTATTATTTGTATTATTGATTTTACTATTGAATTTAGTTATAAAGAAAGTAGTGGAAAATTGGCATGTAATTGTTGTTAAAAGGGGTAAGAAATAG
- a CDS encoding asparagine synthase → MHIKQGLVPTVLGTAVTATGLVLRNSIPKVYSSGIVGYGLAHIVLGSVDMIHEKGNHNTAKQFNKVLNAFK, encoded by the coding sequence ATGCATATTAAACAAGGTTTAGTCCCAACCGTTTTAGGTACAGCTGTAACTGCTACAGGTCTTGTGTTAAGAAATTCTATACCAAAGGTGTATAGTAGTGGAATAGTTGGTTATGGTCTAGCACACATAGTTTTAGGTTCAGTAGATATGATTCATGAAAAAGGTAATCATAATACTGCCAAACAATTTAATAAAGTATTAAATGCTTTTAAATAA
- a CDS encoding DUF378 domain-containing protein — MRLITALASILIVIGALNWGLYGLFGIDLIDKFFGGKNKLVGRILYILIGLAGIYSLLYIIIV, encoded by the coding sequence ATGAGATTGATTACCGCACTTGCTTCTATATTAATAGTTATTGGAGCATTAAACTGGGGATTGTATGGCCTGTTTGGGATTGACTTAATTGATAAATTCTTTGGAGGTAAAAACAAACTCGTAGGTAGAATTTTATATATACTTATAGGTTTGGCAGGTATTTATTCTTTATTGTATATCATAATTGTTTAG
- a CDS encoding DUF6648 family protein: MSDLDNIKTIDKFFENRDNLIIKHMNGEIDKRSFLELNYNYMIDNKIKPFMTIDSFEKGMYNYQFYNVMAKYYKTLVQEQKLNGKGVTFYSKFLDDIKYYYDEKDKTTFRLLRFLKYKNVDAYFIKMESSFLEGKLYEIVLNDYEFAILHSQSEWILNALKKEGVFDTNTKKSVIDYYVNQKY; encoded by the coding sequence ATGAGTGATTTAGATAATATAAAAACTATTGATAAGTTTTTTGAAAATAGAGATAATCTTATCATAAAACATATGAATGGTGAAATTGATAAAAGAAGCTTTTTAGAACTTAATTATAATTATATGATTGATAATAAAATCAAACCATTTATGACAATAGATAGTTTTGAAAAAGGTATGTATAATTATCAATTTTACAATGTAATGGCTAAATATTATAAAACATTAGTTCAAGAACAAAAATTAAATGGAAAGGGAGTAACCTTTTACAGTAAGTTCTTGGATGATATTAAATATTATTATGATGAGAAAGATAAAACTACCTTCAGATTATTAAGGTTTTTAAAGTATAAAAATGTAGATGCATATTTTATTAAAATGGAGTCCTCTTTTTTAGAAGGAAAGCTCTATGAAATAGTTTTAAATGATTATGAATTTGCAATTTTACATTCTCAATCAGAGTGGATACTTAATGCTTTGAAAAAAGAAGGGGTATTTGATACCAATACAAAAAAATCAGTTATTGATTATTATGTGAACCAAAAATATTAG
- a CDS encoding TrmH family RNA methyltransferase, translating to MKEEIVLKRYNKSMHHSYSFGAAGTIELLKHTPESVIKIILSNRLKEDAHIDIIYDICKKRNIPIEVNEKAINRIADKQNIFVIGVFEKFKKNIVSSASHIVLVNPSNMGNLGTIIRSCVGFGINNLALITPCVDIFDPKTVRASMGAVFNLNFSHYNTFDNYLEENDARKIYTLMLKGSTNINKLQRDKKERFSLVFGNEATGLDDSFLEKGKSVLIKHTDSVDSLNLPVAVGISIYAFLN from the coding sequence ATGAAGGAAGAAATAGTTTTAAAAAGATATAACAAAAGTATGCATCACTCTTATTCATTTGGTGCAGCAGGAACTATTGAATTATTAAAGCATACTCCAGAAAGTGTTATAAAAATAATTCTTAGTAATAGATTGAAAGAGGATGCACATATCGATATAATTTACGATATATGTAAAAAAAGAAATATACCAATAGAAGTAAATGAAAAGGCTATAAATAGAATTGCTGATAAACAAAATATTTTTGTTATTGGCGTATTTGAAAAATTCAAAAAAAATATAGTTTCAAGTGCATCACATATTGTTTTGGTAAATCCAAGTAATATGGGTAACCTAGGCACAATTATTAGATCGTGTGTAGGGTTTGGTATAAATAATCTTGCTCTCATTACACCATGTGTGGACATATTTGATCCTAAGACAGTAAGGGCTAGTATGGGTGCAGTTTTTAATCTTAATTTTTCTCATTATAATACATTTGATAACTATTTAGAGGAAAATGATGCAAGAAAAATATATACACTAATGTTGAAGGGTAGTACTAATATTAATAAACTTCAAAGAGATAAAAAAGAAAGATTTTCTTTAGTTTTTGGCAACGAAGCTACTGGACTTGATGATTCGTTTTTAGAAAAAGGAAAAAGTGTTTTGATTAAACATACAGATAGTGTTGACTCGCTAAATTTACCAGTAGCAGTTGGTATATCAATATATGCGTTCTTAAATTAA
- a CDS encoding CPBP family intramembrane glutamic endopeptidase has protein sequence MAKKKIIIIMTIVSICCLLMGLVDAVIRPQYMVKSIIKILLFLICPIVYSMYDKELKLKLLLKPNHKGLIIAVISGISVFTIIFGGYFLIGNLFDLSGITSSLTANIGVSKNNFLWVAIYISLVNSLLEEFFFRGFAFLTLKRFASRKFAYVFSSLIFAIYHLAMMVGWFDVILFILTISSLFIGGLIFDYFNEKYENIYISWLVHMFANFAINGIGFILFGIV, from the coding sequence ATGGCAAAGAAAAAGATAATCATAATTATGACTATTGTAAGTATATGTTGTTTGCTAATGGGTTTGGTAGATGCAGTTATTCGACCACAATATATGGTAAAATCAATAATTAAAATTCTGTTATTTTTAATTTGCCCTATAGTTTATTCAATGTATGACAAGGAACTGAAATTGAAGTTGTTGCTAAAACCAAATCATAAAGGATTGATAATTGCTGTTATATCAGGAATTTCTGTATTTACAATAATTTTCGGAGGATATTTCTTGATAGGAAATCTGTTTGATTTGTCGGGTATTACATCGTCATTAACAGCAAATATTGGTGTTAGTAAAAACAACTTTTTGTGGGTTGCAATTTATATTTCTTTAGTAAATTCATTATTAGAAGAATTTTTTTTCCGTGGATTTGCATTTTTGACACTTAAACGATTTGCTTCAAGAAAGTTTGCATATGTTTTTAGTTCACTCATCTTTGCGATTTATCATTTGGCAATGATGGTAGGATGGTTTGATGTAATTCTGTTTATTTTAACTATATCATCATTATTTATTGGTGGATTGATTTTTGATTATTTCAATGAAAAATATGAAAATATTTATATTTCATGGTTGGTACATATGTTTGCTAACTTTGCGATAAATGGGATAGGTTTTATTTTGTTTGGCATAGTGTAG
- a CDS encoding PIN/TRAM domain-containing protein: MLKRIIRIITSLLGVVLGVLIGIFINKLGISNLSIVWQKQVVIAVSGAVFGIIFYFLTPIIISIIAKIANSLEKEILKYSAGEIIYGAIGLIFGFIIAYLISQPFLSIQIAYIGVIISSLLYILLGYLGIRIATMKKEDVLFGALNFKKNGFKFKNSKSSKSGIYPKILDTSVIIDGRITDICKTGFLEGPLVIPEFVLKELRHIADSSDSLKRNRGRRGLDILNHLQKEGIIEVIIETRDFEDEVEVDIKLLKLAEELGGKVLTNDFNLNKVAEFQGVKVLNINELANSVKPIVLPGEEMNITIAKDGKESNQGLAYLDDGTMIVVEGGKKFIGVNVIVTVTSVLQTAAGRMIFAKIKTILKGKVS; this comes from the coding sequence GTGCTAAAAAGAATTATTAGGATAATTACTTCATTATTAGGAGTTGTATTAGGAGTTCTTATTGGAATCTTTATCAATAAACTTGGGATTAGCAATTTAAGCATCGTTTGGCAAAAGCAAGTTGTTATAGCAGTCAGCGGTGCTGTTTTTGGAATTATTTTTTATTTTTTAACTCCCATAATAATAAGTATTATTGCTAAAATTGCAAATAGCTTAGAAAAAGAAATACTAAAATATTCTGCTGGTGAAATTATATATGGTGCAATAGGTTTGATTTTTGGTTTTATTATTGCATATTTGATTAGTCAACCTTTTTTAAGTATACAAATTGCTTACATAGGTGTTATTATATCGTCTCTTTTATATATATTACTAGGATATTTGGGTATAAGAATTGCAACTATGAAAAAGGAAGACGTATTATTTGGTGCTTTGAATTTCAAGAAAAACGGATTTAAATTTAAAAATTCAAAATCCTCTAAATCGGGTATTTATCCTAAAATATTGGATACTAGTGTAATTATAGATGGTAGAATTACTGATATATGTAAAACAGGATTTTTGGAGGGACCTTTGGTTATTCCTGAGTTTGTTTTAAAGGAGCTTAGACATATAGCTGATTCTTCGGATTCGTTGAAAAGGAACAGAGGGAGAAGAGGTCTTGATATTCTTAATCATTTACAAAAAGAAGGAATTATAGAAGTTATAATAGAAACTAGAGATTTTGAGGATGAAGTCGAGGTTGATATTAAACTTTTGAAATTGGCAGAAGAGCTTGGTGGAAAAGTTCTAACAAATGATTTTAATTTAAATAAAGTTGCTGAGTTTCAAGGTGTAAAAGTTTTAAATATAAATGAACTTGCTAATTCAGTTAAACCTATTGTTTTACCAGGTGAAGAAATGAATATTACCATTGCTAAAGATGGTAAGGAATCAAATCAAGGGTTGGCATATTTGGATGATGGAACAATGATTGTAGTTGAAGGCGGTAAAAAATTTATAGGCGTTAATGTTATTGTTACTGTAACAAGTGTATTGCAAACTGCAGCTGGAAGAATGATATTTGCAAAGATTAAAACAATTTTAAAGGGAAAAGTTAGCTAA
- a CDS encoding transposase, translating into MLISLYVICGSTYTELAKSLFPNAKIVIDKYHFIRQITWAIENVRKRLQKQMPVDLRRYVYLMVYITLIDLKIVYYIVLTNFNF; encoded by the coding sequence ATGTTAATTTCTTTGTATGTGATATGTGGCAGCACTTATACTGAGTTAGCTAAATCTCTTTTTCCTAATGCTAAAATTGTTATTGATAAATATCACTTTATTAGACAAATTACTTGGGCTATTGAAAACGTGAGAAAAAGGCTTCAAAAACAAATGCCTGTTGATTTAAGAAGATACGTATATCTTATGGTGTACATAACTTTAATAGATTTAAAAATCGTATATTACATTGTTTTAACTAATTTTAACTTCTGA
- a CDS encoding TIGR01212 family radical SAM protein (This family includes YhcC from E. coli K-12, an uncharacterized radical SAM protein.), with product MSELYNEYSKYLKNKYGEKVYKLPINIPVTCPNRDGTLGVGGCTFCAEVGTGFEMLENTLSVEQQLKKNMEYIKKKYKANKYIAYFQNYTNTYLELEKFKEYVNQTAIQNIVEVAISTRPDCVSNEYLDFLSEFRQKNNINVSIELGLQTVNYHTLKKINRGHTLAEFIDAVLRIKKYGFEICTHLILNLPYDDMDDVVETSKILSALHVEQVKLHSLYVIENTVMGTLLKKGEITLLSKDDYIERVIIFLEYLDKNIIVQRLIGRAPKENSLFVNWGTSWWKIKEEIEDKMTKRESYQGKKSK from the coding sequence ATGAGTGAATTATATAATGAATATTCAAAATATCTTAAAAATAAGTACGGTGAGAAAGTTTATAAGTTACCAATTAATATACCAGTAACATGTCCTAATAGAGATGGTACTTTAGGAGTAGGTGGATGCACATTTTGTGCAGAAGTTGGAACTGGATTTGAAATGTTAGAGAATACATTGTCTGTAGAACAGCAACTCAAAAAAAACATGGAGTATATTAAAAAAAAGTACAAGGCTAATAAGTATATAGCTTATTTTCAAAATTATACAAACACATATTTAGAGCTTGAAAAATTTAAAGAATATGTAAATCAAACTGCTATTCAGAATATTGTAGAAGTGGCTATTTCTACGAGACCAGATTGCGTAAGTAATGAATATTTAGATTTTTTAAGTGAATTTAGGCAAAAAAATAATATTAATGTATCAATAGAACTTGGTCTTCAAACAGTAAATTATCATACTTTAAAAAAGATAAATCGAGGTCATACACTTGCTGAATTTATTGATGCTGTTCTCAGAATAAAAAAATATGGATTTGAAATTTGTACACACTTAATTTTAAATTTGCCATATGATGATATGGATGATGTTGTCGAAACTTCGAAAATTTTGTCTGCTTTGCATGTTGAACAGGTAAAATTACATTCATTATATGTAATAGAAAATACTGTTATGGGTACACTACTCAAGAAAGGTGAAATTACACTTTTATCAAAGGATGATTACATTGAAAGAGTTATAATATTTTTAGAATATTTGGATAAAAATATTATAGTACAGCGATTGATTGGTAGAGCTCCAAAGGAAAATTCACTTTTTGTAAATTGGGGAACTAGCTGGTGGAAAATAAAAGAAGAAATAGAAGATAAAATGACAAAACGTGAAAGTTATCAAGGCAAAAAATCAAAATAA
- a CDS encoding ATP-binding protein, translating to MVSLICGPNGTGKTRRMIEMANNEINKVQGKMVFIEVNNKHIYDLDYKIRYINTKEYGLINAEQFRGFVCGLLATDYDIEMVFIDGLYKITDACNKEKTKSIIDGLEELAAKFKVNFVLSLNFNIDEVPQDLKEKIYA from the coding sequence ATGGTGAGTTTAATTTGTGGCCCAAATGGCACTGGCAAGACACGTAGAATGATTGAAATGGCAAATAATGAAATCAATAAAGTACAAGGTAAAATGGTATTTATTGAAGTTAACAACAAACATATATACGACCTTGACTATAAAATTCGTTATATTAACACGAAAGAGTATGGATTAATTAATGCAGAACAATTCAGAGGTTTTGTTTGTGGATTACTTGCAACGGACTATGATATAGAGATGGTGTTTATCGACGGATTGTATAAGATTACAGATGCTTGTAATAAAGAAAAAACTAAGAGTATAATCGATGGATTAGAAGAACTTGCAGCAAAGTTTAAAGTTAACTTTGTTCTAAGCTTAAATTTCAATATAGATGAAGTTCCACAGGATTTGAAAGAGAAAATATATGCATAA